Proteins from one Pagrus major chromosome 1, Pma_NU_1.0 genomic window:
- the rasd3 gene encoding RASD family member 3: protein MSVSGRPNTVRLVFLGAAGVGKTALIHRFLHDRFERKYTRTVEELHVLEYDTAGSGKMRLEILDTSGSYPFPAMRELCIRHSDAFALVYAVDEPGSLEEVRRLRDEILELRGEKGAPITVVGSKADLTETEGRTLLAADVMATVEEDWDANFVEASARTGGNTVGVFRALLQQVDPPHRLSPAVCRRRDTVPTPVVKRRPPLKKTNSCVLS, encoded by the coding sequence ATGTCTGTGTCAGGGCGTCCCAACACGGTCCGGCTGGTGTTCCTCGGGGCGGCGGGGGTCGGTAAGACCGCGCTCATCCACCGTTTCCTCCACGACCGCTTCGAGCGCAAGTACACGCGCACAGTCGAGGAGCTTCACGTGCTGGAGTACGACACCGCGGGGTCCGGGAAGATGCGTCTGGAGATCCTGGACACGAGCGGGAGCTACCCCTTCCCGGCCATGCGGGAGCTCTGCATCCGACACAGCGACGCCTTCGCCCTGGTGTACGCGGTGGACGAGCCCGGCTCCCTCGAGGAGGTGCGGCGGCTCCGTGATGAGATTCTGGAGCTGCGGGGCGAGAAGGGCGCGCCCATCACCGTGGTCGGCAGCAAGGCAGATCTGACCGAGACCGAGGGGCGCACGCTGCTGGCGGCAGACGTCATGGCCACGGTGGAGGAGGACTGGGACGCCAACTTCGTGGAGGCGTCCGCGCGCACCGGTGGGAACACGGTCGGAGTGTTTCGCGCGCTGCTGCAACAGGTGGACCCGCCGCACCGGCTGAGCCCTGCGGTGTGCAGGCGCAGAGACACGGTGCCCACACCAGTTGTCAAGAGAAGACCACCACTGAAGAAAACCAACAGCTGTGTCCTGTCGTAA
- the plk1 gene encoding serine/threonine-protein kinase PLK1, which produces MSAGIAKPANPSAHVDPKSAPLKEIPDVLVDPRTMRRYARGRFLGKGGFAKCYEITDMETKQVFAGKIVPKSLILKQHQREKMTSEIAIHKSLDHANVVGFHGFFEDDDFVFVVLEICRRRSLLELHKRRKAVTEPEARYYMTQLLKGVQYLHNNRVIHRDLKLGNIFLNDDMEVKIGDFGLATKIEFDGERKKTLCGTPNYIAPEVLCKKGHSYEVDVWSLGCILYTLLVGKPPFETSCLKETYNRIKKNNYTVPWHINPAAATLIKRMLHADPTQRPTVAELQADEFFTSGYVPSRLPTTCLTVPPRFSMGPATAMELNQRRPLTAINNKVGTEKVDMKEDPGQREAEPAENHLKDLLQQLNSIIASKPSEKAVICQEEAEDPACIPIFWISKWVDYSDKYGLGFQLCDNSVGVLFNDYTRLIMYADGDSLQYIDKTTAESYLSVRSYPPALTKKITLLKYFRNYMSEHLLKAGANIARREGDELARLPYLSLWFRTKSAIVLHLTNGTVQINFFQDHTKLILCPLMGAVTYIDEKREFRTYKLSLLEEFGCSKELASRIRYAKLMVEKLLDSKSSPAAH; this is translated from the exons ATGAGTGCAGGAATTGCAAAGCCGGCGAATCCGTCGGCACATGTCGACCCGAAATCGGCTCCTCTCAAAGAAATCCCAGATGTTCTGGTTGACCCTCGCACCATGAGAAGATACGCGAGGGGACGATTCCTCGGAAAAGGTGGTTTCGCCAAATGCTACGAAATCACAGACATGGAGACGAAGCAGGTTTTCGCCGGAAAAATCGTGCCCAAGTCGCTGATCCTGAAGCAGCACCAGAGGGAGAAGATGACCTCCGAAATCGCCATTCACAAGAGTCTCGACCATGCGAACGTCGTCGGGTTTCATGGGTTTTTCGAGGACGACGACTTTGTCTTCGTCGTCCTGGAAATCTGCAGGAGAAGG tcctTGTTGGAGCTGCACAAGCGTCGTAAGGCTGTGACTGAGCCTGAGGCTCGCTACTACATGACACAGCTGCTCAAGGGTGTCCAGTACCTGCACAACAACAGGGTCATCCACAGAGACCTGAAGCTGGGAAACATCTTCCTCAATGATGACATGGAGGTCAAGATAG GGGACTTTGGTCTGGCCACTAAAATCGAGTTTGATGGCGAGAGGAAGAAGACCTTGTGTGGAACGCCCAACTACATTGCACCTGAAGTGCTTTGCAAGAAAGGCCACAGCTATGAAGTGGACGTCTGGTCACTTGGGTGTATATT GTACACTTTGTTGGTGGGTAAGCCCCCATTTGAGACCTCCTGTCTGAAGGAGACTTACAACCGCATCAAGAAAAACAACTACACTGTGCCCTGG CACATCAACCCAGCCGCAGCTACTCTCATCAAGCGGATGCTGCACGCTGATCCCACCCAGAGGCCCACCGTCGCTGAGCTGCAAGCGGACGAGTTCTTTACATCCGGCTACGTCCCCTCCCGTCTGCCCACTACTTGCCTCACTGTGCCCCCACGGTTCTCCATGGGCCCCGCCACAGCTATGGAGCTCAACCAGAGACGCCCGCTGACTGCTATTAACAACAAAG TAGGGACAGAGAAGGTGGATATGAAGGAGGATCCTGGGCAAAG GGAGGCTGAGCCAGCAGAGAACCACCTGAAGgatctgctgcagcagctcaacaGTATCATTGCTTCCAAGCCCTCTGAGAAGGCAGTCATCTGCCAAG AAGAGGCAGAGGATCCTGCGTGCATCCCCATCTTCTGGATCAGCAAATGGGTAGACTACTCTGACAAATATGGATTAG GCTTCCAGCTCTGTGACAACAGCGTCGGCGTGCTGTTCAACGACTACACACGTCTGATCATGTACGCTGACGGAGACAGTCTGCAGTACATTGACAAGACGACAGCTGAATCTTACCTCAGCGTGCGCTCATACCCTCCTGCTCTCACCAAGAAG ATAACCTTGCTGAAATATTTCCGCAACTACATGAGTGAGCACCTTCTGAAGGCCGGCGCAAACATCGCACGTCGGGAAGGAGACGAGCTGGCACGACTGCCTTACCTCTCCCTCTGGTTCAGGACCAAGAGCGCCATCGTCCTGCACCTCACCAACGGCACCGTTCAGATCAACTTCTTCCAG GACCACACCAAGCTGATCCTGTGTCCGCTGATGGGTGCAGTGACCTACATCGACGAGAAGCGAGAGTTCCGCACCTACAAGCTGTCTCTGCTGGAGGAGTTCGGCTGCAGTAAGGAGCTGGCCAGCCGCATTCGCTACGCCAAGCTCATGGTGGAGAAACTGCTGGACAGCAAATCTTCGCCCGCTGCACATTAG